aaaagagTGCATAGGCCGGTGTGTTTGTACGAGTTTATATACAATAGTGTAATAGCATGACtttgtgagcgtgtgtgtgcctTCAGAGGAACTTTTTAACACAAACAGAGGTCTTATTTTCAAAGTGCCTTTACAATACTACAGATTGGTACAAACAACGCAGTGTGGAGGAGAGTAGAGAAGGCGGAAGAGATGAGCTAAGCGACAGAAAGAGTCAGTCAGATGACAAACCTACCCTCCATCTGATGTATGTGGTAGTGTGTGATGGTCTGTTTGTGGGTGAGCATGCTTATtagagtgtgtgtctgaatggggCAGAAGGTGAGACTGAGCCCCACTGAGGGTGTCAGATAAAGACGGAGTGTCCAGGCCATTGTCTGCTGGATACAGCTGCATCACCGCCCCCTCCTGGGCGCCTTCCTTACTGCAGGACTGGCAGCTACAGTGGAAGATCCTCTCCACCAGCTTATCCACTCGAGGAGAGTCTTCACTGCCGGGGCACTCCAGAGTCACCTGTGCCAgcacataaatacaaatgaacacacacacacagacagagttgAGTGCTTCTGTTTCACATCTAGAGGTAACAAGTCATAGGCTCCTGGGTTTTTTGTCAAACCATGTTTACTCTCCGTTGCCTTGTGTATACCTGCACTTTATCCAAACAGGAAATGGAATTTATTTGGCCTCGGTCTCaatcttccatttttttaaacacaggatGATAGTAGTGTTTCTACTTCTGGCttgatctgctgctgttttttttatatcaaaatattattattctatttttgatcattatatttttaatatatatattttatattgctTTTAATGACCTTGACTATTGACTGCTGCTGTTCATTGTCATCACTGAATTcctatgactttttttttttaatgcttgaCTGCAAACTGAAAATTTCCTGtgggataaaaaacaaaaaaagttgatgTTACAGTTAGTGCTGAATCCTTTACCAATTTTTTCCTGCTctataaaataaagtacatgaaataaattaaaaacagtaaagatgagAGAAATATattctcccctttctctccaaagttaaattaaaacattttctgaaaaaaaaaaaaaaaattattttaaataagtGTCTATGTAAATAAGAGGTACTACCGGAGaatgttggggtttttttgttattattgctATTGCCCGTAAATGGTCTGAGAACATAAAATAATTGAGTGACACTGATAGTAATCTAATTTTAACTTGGTAAggggaggattttttttctcccatttttacCTCTTATTCATTTGTATTTGGTGATTTATATGCTGTTATTATGTTCTTGTATTCAGTCATTATCTTATGGTGTATTGGTGTATTTggtgattaatttaaattttttttctatgtctCCTTCTAgggaaatattatttttatatgtacattCTGCTGCATGTGGATGGattgatgtgtgtttgtttttggtcaacCTGTCATCATAGTCTTACTTATTGTTATAGAGTgatgtattttcacattgtatttgtattgtacCAATTTGCATTGTCTGTTTGTGGTGAACGCacaaatggaatttaaaaaatgcttcgaaaaaaaacaatttaaaataaacgGATAATTTATAACGGCCCCCCTACCCCTCGTAAAACTCAGTGTTGCACAAGCTCAGTCGGCTCTCCAGACCTCACGCAACTTCCCCTCACTGTTTCCactgaaaatgatcattcagCAGTTTTATCAAGATCCACCACAAGGGCCAAAACAGCATGGAGCAGTATCCCCTTTCTTGAGAgctgactttgttttgtttcaaactCAATTTTGTTTAAAGTCCTACAACAACAATCATAACCAGGGACATAAACATCCATTCCCAGCTAATTAGAAGAGAGGTGAGACTGTGAACTTTCTCTGGTCTTTCTCATGCGGAAAAATAGctagaaaattaattaatctggTAACAGCTATGCACGCCAAGAGATACAATATCTTCCACTGAAACATGAGATGACCTCACCTGTGGTACCACCCGCCTTGCCCACCTGGCAACTTTCCAAACTACATACACCTCACCACAAAGCCTTTGTTATCACAAGAGTTGAATGCTTCTGGCCAAAAAGGACAATGAACTTTAGAAGTAAATATAATACAGGCTTAAGTTCATGTAGAACCACAGAAATTGTGACAAAAATCTATTGAAAATCCTCCAGTTAtgtttctttcctctgctttttatttGGTAGTGAACAGTGCATGTTTGCCATCTGTCATGCTGGAAActtgtggtttgtgtgtgagtttgacAAGTCAGTGTTAGTGTGTGCTTGCTACATGAGCTAATGTGCAATAACTCTTACCACTTCCCACTGTGTCTGGGCAGGCATGCAGGAGTCACAGTGCACCAGAGACTCAGTTGACTGTGGGAATGTGTTGGGGACACTGTAACTGAAACACTGGCCCAGACAAGCTCTGCAACAAGGAGGAGAGAgtacattattttcattgtgtctACATACCCGGTGTTCTTCATTCAACTGCACGGCCGGAGCACTCATGCCTGTGTAAGCAagagctgcaggaaaaaaacagagtcTGAAATCTGAACTGATTCACCGAGCCGGAGGATGCCTGGTAGCTTCAGGCTAAATACACAATCACAAATTGCAGACTCCTTAGTCATAAATGTTAGGTGAATCATCGGTCAACTGCTGATTAAAAATGCAGATGACCGTTCATAGTTTTTTTAACTATGATTATCGGGATTTTTGAATGCAATTTTCCAACTGTGCAGGCAGCCACCGTTTACATTAATTTTAGGACAGTATATATGGAAATTAGAGGTGAAACCTGTTCtgcatactgtactgtaagtagcctgtttttaatactttttaaaattgagtTCACACACAAGTGTAACGGGTGGATTAGATATCTCATACAAGTGTCATGTCTCTGCAAGTTGCTTTTCATActcaataataatgatgataataattttatttgtacagcacttTTCCAGCAAGGGGAACTAAGTGCTTTCCAGTGCGGGGAGACGGCATAAAAAATCCAAAGACAGAtatgaaaacaacagtaaaatacaatataGCATAACAGACAGTTACATATAAAATCATGGATAACATataaacaactttttaaaaaaacataaaaaatacaaaatgtggcAGTAACCCAACAGAGCTGTGTTATGCAGACAAGTAAGTCTAGTTGTCAGACAAGAAGGCAAGTCTattaaatgaattttaagtCAGAATTTAAAAGCTGAGACAGTGTCATCACACTGAATACTAACTGGAAGATAAGTCCAAAGCCGAGGTGTCAGTTGTCAGTACAGCAAAAGCTCGGTCCCCACTTGACCTTAACCTGGAACATACAAAAGGCCTAACCCAGCAGACCTAAGAGACCTTTCAGGACAGTAAGACTTATCTGAGTTTAGTGGAAACCAAGGGCTTCCTGTAAGGtagcaaaatataaaaacctatgatactgttgtgtgtttgggaTTGTGGTAATGTTGgtaatgaattaaaatatacagtatcttcgCATTAAACTGATTATAACATGCAAAATCACTGTAGTGCAGTGCTTTAAGTTAAGTTCCTTGATATTTTTGCTGTACCAAGTACAGCATTGACACAGCACTTCGTCAGTGTAAACCCTAATGTGCCCTGCAAATTGAACTGAATCACTGAGAATGCAACTTATTGACATTTAGACATTTCCGCATTATTCCTTTTTACAGCTGCCCTGAGAGATTGTCAGACCgagggagagatagagacagagaaggcCTTCATCCTGACCTGTTTTGAATAGAGCGAGGCTGACATCCCGTGTGCCCGACTATCTGTGTGATGTTCTTGGCTTCACACCAGGCGCTCTTGTCAGGGAACAGCGCCAGGCGGTTGATGTGTGCAGGCGGTGCCGCTGAATACAGTGCAAACAGTGCGCAGCAAATCTGGATCCTCTGCCACATGACTGCACCTAAAGGGGCAGAAAACCACAGCATGTTACCACTCTGTTAACCTTGTTCAAGACAAAACCACACACTCAACAGAGCACTGACAACGTTTCTACATGCCCTATAATGTCCACTGCCAGGATATCATCTGGTTTTACAGATAATATGAAGTATGAACTTTGCATATCCCTGCTGATGTGGATTGACAACTTCCTGGTGATTAGCAGCGTGAAACCCAGAGGTCCAAGTGCCTCATATTTTGTCCAGTTATTAGGTTTGGCTCATTTGAATGATTAAAAGAGACAACTTCTTAATTATCTGAATCACCGGCTGCAGAGAGAACAACATTATACTGGGTTCGTATTGTCCCAAAAGAGGCAATAACCAGGGGGGAGGGAGACAAATGTCTTCTCCATACCACCTGACTGCAATACCAAGGATTTCCTGtgctctctttcactctcttcttctttaaaaatgcGTCAACCAGTCTCGTCATTTGCAACCCACTCAATCGTTTTCTCCTGCtgcttataaaaaaaacaaaatgtctagTGGTCACCCATGCTGACTTCTTTACACACTTTTCAGCACTTCCATATGCCTCTGACACAAGTAACCTGACCATATCTACAGAGAATCCCTTGAGCCATCCAAGGCTATACTgaagatttaaagatttaaagcaTTAAGGGGCTTCTGGTGTGTACTGCTGTGAGGGGGAAGGACTTGGTTGGACAAATatatatctgatttttttctatatatatatatatatatatatatatatatatatatatatatatacacataatgttttgggggttttttttgttgtttttttttttggagagacTTTAACAGTTCAGGCTTGGATTTTTTTCACCAAGGTGAAAACTGTACTAGTAGGCTCTGTTTACCTTCTTTAAACGCAGCATGCTCTCCAGACCGAGCACCCTGCCAACAGTTGCAGTGTTAACGGGGTGCGGGAGCGACTTAGTTACTGTGTCAAATACAATAGCAGCCTATGTCAAGActaaaattactaaaaaaattCCTAACATAAAACTTATTGGGACAGTTTACATAATTGCAGCGATTAAATGTGTAGactaaaaatgtgttattttggtatttttcatAATTGAGACCACTGAATTTGAATAGAGTGGCCAGTTTCCAGTGCCCTAACAGCTAACGTCAGTTAGTTCTCTCGAGTTAAGTTTACCACTGATACATGCTAAAGAGATGCCAGGAAGTCTTCCCTTTtctggcttttctttttcattaatcaCAGTATCCAGTTCTTTTTGGCCATATAGTTTAGGCCCATACGTTTCCCCTGATTTTTCACAGGCAAATTCTCTGATTTTTCCCCGAGTTAACGTTACTTCGGGTGTGGGAGAAGTTGCAAccgtcatttttttttttttttttttctaacaagtGTAACATCAGCTAGCTTACTGCCGGAGGGAAAGTATCCCAGGATGAAAGAAAGTGCCGTAACATATTGGATAGCAGCTGATGGTGATTAGCCAACAAGAGCACTAAAAACGTTACTTTGCAAACTAGTAATGAAGTACTTTATGAGTAACGAGCCCCGACAGCGATCGGGGCTGAGACACTTACCGCCGCTCACCGACTCCGGGGAACAGCCAGTTGAGCACTGCGCAACGTCCCGCTGAGCTGAGCCCCCTTCACCAAAACCTGGACGTGGGCTCCTAAAACTGGAGGATGCGGCTTGCCGTCTGATACCACCGTGCTCCGATAATTCGGGGAAAGTATGAGCACGTCGTGAGCGACTCAGGCTGTCATAAAACAGTTACATCATCCGGAAAGAAACAGAACCGTCCGTCCGTCCGACCACGGGGAAGGATGGGGAGATGGGCTCGGTTACCAGCGCTATCTCATCTCCGAGTCCATCAGCTCAGACCGTCCCTCCCCTTTGTTCTCTGCCAGTCCAGTGTTATATTCCCCTGTAAGTCCAATGAAAAACACTTTCCAACTGATTGTCTTTTGTTGTAAAACTCTCAAGCAGAGGTTAGGCGCGGTTGAGCCCTCAGACAGGGGTCCTGCTGTGCCGTTTCTGGACGAAAGAAAAcgtgggagggagggaaagtgtTGGGAAGGTTTCAAATGTTTCCCTAAGTAGGAGCGAGGCGAGACCGCAGATCAGATTTACTGgacaaatatgcaaatgttacAAGGTTACACAAATAGGGTATATGTACAGTCGTGTTCACTTTGCAGATACAAATGGAAGTGCTTTACAAACatatgttttcagatttttaaacggaaacatttaaaaagcagtaTAGTAATGCAATACAACTGGAAAACAGATGTGAATCACTGCTGTGATCCTCATTTCTCTCAATAGGCACATTAAAAGCACCTTTAGTAAgttaaaataatatgaataGCAGGTTACTTAACCATGTGCTCATGACAGCTTGATCTAAATAAGGCCTCTCGTGAGCACAATGTTGCTCAAAGGCAAGAGGGTTTCCTGACCTGTGAGTCGGCTCTgtttaaatatcatttaaataggAATATGAGGAATAAACCTAACTTTTGGGCTTTGGAATATCATGCCCGAGTCAGCTACTGATAAATGTCAGTGTCTTTTCTGGATCAAAAGAATTCACAGTACCCTAAAGTAGCAATCCATGGAGAAGGAAGTATTCGGATCCTCAAtggaaaatatacaatacacaTGCATGAAGTAACTAAATACAACTACTcaaatacttaagtacaaattgtAGGTAATTGTACttgagcattttctttttttatcttactTTAGACGTCACTGCATTTTCCGGGGGAGtgttatactttttactcccttacatttatttgacagttataGTTACCTGTTACTTTACAAATTGTGATTTTACATACATAGTATGTATAATAGCTggttaaaaataatcagtattaataatgtaaagatattttatatataatagtataacaTTCAAAGGGGCCATATTTCTACTTTTGATACCTATTGTACATTTTGCCAGAATactttaaaggaacattttcaCTGCAGAACTTTAACTTATAATTGAGTATTTTCAGAGTGTGGTATTGCTATTTGTACCtaagaaaaatatcagaataCTTCCTTCACCACTGATTGTGAGTGCATTCTGTGGTGCCAAGCCTACATACTTCACATGGATGCAGCCTGCTGACGGGTAGTTTGAATGACAGCGGTGCGTCATATTTCATGAGTTGTGATTCATATGTAAAATTTTACCAGCAAAAAAGTATTAACCGCAGCTTTGAATGTGCTGTAGTGGGGCAAAGAGTACAACATTTCCATGTAAAAGTTATACACAGTAGTTGcgcaaaatgaaatgttaagtACAGGTGCCTAAAGATTGTCCTCACGTAAAGTACTTCACCAAGTACTTCGGCTTATTTAAATTCCACCTCTAGCAGCATCAGGCTCATTGGCTTTTTAAGgtaacatcaacatcaacagcagcagcagctccagcccGGAGTCATGCCGCATTACGCATGGCGTGTCTGGTCTTATATTTCATGCCAGAGATTCACCAATACTGATGAACAAATGGGATTGGGTGGTGTTATTAGACCAATAACTATGATGCATCATGGAGAATTTTTCAGACAGGCACAGACAGGTATAGCCGATGGGTTTGGCTGTCCTTTTACACCTCAGCTGTGTGACCAGTCCCCCTCACCCtcccacacgcacacatacatcCCATTCCTGCACTTCATCCTACCAGTGCACCCCTGCTCACAGGTGTTCAGCCTGGCTTGAGTCCATAAGCACCCCTATCTTTTTCACGCTTCACttgcaaacaaatattttaatggACAGGGGATGAGAGACAAGGCTTAATTTCTGACAGGGTTACTCTGCGTCTGATGCATCTCAGTACACCAGTGTTGAAGAAACAGGCCTTTGAACACACTGGAATGAGTTTAATTCTATTGTGTGCAGGAATGTATGTGCTTATGTTGCTGAGAAAACTTATCGTGATGGAGGGGGgaaatatgagtgtgtgtaatAGAGAGAGTGTGCATGCAGCCATGTTTTCTTTGATGTGAAAGTGTATAACATGCTTTATGTTCAGACGTGCAAAGTGCAGAACTCACCTGTTAGTAATAACACGAACTCCAGTCCAGAAATGGCATTCCTCTGCATTCCATGGATTCTGCTTCACCAGGGGGCTGGATCAACGCTCACAAAAACAATCCCTCTTCTCTCCTAGCAGACTGATGCAACCACACATAAGTGATCAATCACACCAGACAGACAGCCACTGCATACACAGGAGGTGAGAGATTACTTCTGATATGAGGACATGCTTTTAAACTCCAAGCAACAAGAACAGTCACGGTCACTGTAAACACTCTAGTCCAACTCACGCAACTAAAAACAGGACTACAAAGCATGGTGTACTGTATTTGGTCTAGCATATGTGAAGACCAGACTGGTTTGCTTTCCGGTCTTGAAATCAGAAAGGAATCTACTCATCCATGGTATTCAAAGAAAACTCAATCTGTAAATAGGAAAACTGGTTGTTCATGTCACACAAATGTATGCAAAcataactttttcttttaaagtatCTTTCAACATTAGTATTCCTCAACcaactgtattttctttattccatCAATCTGTGCAACTTTTCATCCTCCCACTCTCTAACAGGACTGCAGATGCTGAACCTGGCCCTCATTCCAAAACAGCAGGAGTTCAAGTCTCCCAGctcattaacacacaaaatTACCTCCCACCCCCAAACCACATTTCATTCTTCTcaaacatgcaaacagaaaaacagagagagaaagacagagagttttccataatgactttattaaatatacattaaccGCCTTTTGGTAAACACAGCATGTTTATCATTGGACATTAATGCCAGGACAGAAATGAGCAGCAAAATAACAAggacaacacaaaaacagatgagTAGCTCCTTGGCAAATCCTCGTCATCTTTAGTCCTTCATTACTGGTCCTGaagattaacacacacagaaaacatgtatcATGGTGGTTTAGTGTGTCATAAACCTCTAACAAACAACTCATCTCAccctctgtgctcaccttaacCATGCGCCCATGAATCAGGTATGGTGACCTGAAGTCATGCTGGCAGTTGGCGTATCCCATGCCCAGTCCCACACCTGAACCCAATGAGACAGGCCATGTACGACCTAGGGgagatttaatgaaaaaaaaattaaaagaaataaaaagccatacatgacattttaagtaaatagaagaaattacaaaaaaaagcttttaccAGTCTACCTTAATAAAGACCACTTACGTttaaagaaaaggacagagaacACAATGCCAACACCTAGGCCAGTTGCTgcgaagaggaagaaaaaagtatGAGTAGCTTGATTAAAATACACATCTCAATGATCTGACTTTGGTACCATGATAACATGATCACCTCAGAATCAGTATGAAAACTGGCTGGCATAGATGTAAATCTGCTGTAATGTAATGAggtctgtgggggggggggctattaTGTTTGATGCAAGAGTTGGTAAGTAGTACAAGTTAGCAGACATTACTCAttaggaaaagagagggagagaaaaagcagcaagaGCTCAAGCAtccaagaaagaaagaaaacagtaaaagggGTGCAAGAGAGGGGGAACTGAGTTAAAAGGAGCCAGGACAGTGTCCATGAGGCAGAGGGCAGGAGAGGTGATAGGTCAAAGAGTTTACACATATGCAAGTAAGGGATGTCTTGACACAGTGTGGTCGAGTAAAAGGATAGTTAGTGGTAAAAAAGTTGGCTAAGTTGATAGAAGCACTCAGACCAGAGCGAGATCTCGAAGAGGAATGTGTTTGTGCGCTTAACTTCACCTCACTGCAGGCCACACCACACCCAACAGCAGGCCAGCcagcacagaaaacacataaaaacagccATTTGGGCCCCTCCGACTCATAACTGGATTCAGAGAGCTATGCAGCATGACCGATTTGCCTGAACCAGAACCTTGAAACTGTTCCCTATTACACAACTTACAAATGTCAGACAAGACCACAAAAGCTCCCGCACATCCTCATTATGAGTGCAGATCAACAAAATCAATTGTCCTCTGCATCCATGTCAAGAAAAGATTTAATTAAGATCCTCCATCTGTTACAGCCTCAGTCTTTCTTTGCTCTTCAGCCAGAGCATTTTTGAAACCTCTTGATTTTCGACTaacagtaatacagtaaaagCATTGGCAAAATATGAGGGCAGATCAGCATCTCATTTTGGCGTCCTCTCTCCTTGTCTGGACATCTCCAAGGGGGATGGattataacaaaaacatttgtgctGGAGTTGAATGTAATGTATAACCCCCAGGCCTGAGAATACGCAGTAAATTCTGTCAGCAAATGCAGTCCAGAGCTGGTTACTTGTATTGTTATTTATatg
This genomic interval from Xiphias gladius isolate SHS-SW01 ecotype Sanya breed wild chromosome 21, ASM1685928v1, whole genome shotgun sequence contains the following:
- the nbl1 gene encoding neuroblastoma suppressor of tumorigenicity 1 yields the protein MWQRIQICCALFALYSAAPPAHINRLALFPDKSAWCEAKNITQIVGHTGCQPRSIQNRACLGQCFSYSVPNTFPQSTESLVHCDSCMPAQTQWEVVTLECPGSEDSPRVDKLVERIFHCSCQSCSKEGAQEGAVMQLYPADNGLDTPSLSDTLSGAQSHLLPHSDTHSNKHAHPQTDHHTLPHTSDGG
- the LOC120806978 gene encoding MICOS complex subunit Mic10-like, producing the protein MAEEHGRKWDRCLADTAVKTATGLGVGIVFSVLFFKRRTWPVSLGSGVGLGMGYANCQHDFRSPYLIHGRMVKDQ